From a region of the Helianthus annuus cultivar XRQ/B chromosome 5, HanXRQr2.0-SUNRISE, whole genome shotgun sequence genome:
- the LOC110940362 gene encoding E3 ubiquitin-protein ligase At4g11680: MAVTPQEQNNLTDDYPLLIENHENQHFIDVERENTDASGSSHNRHVSTTNSGPSNTSSGPNAHGPRQRWSPFNTLLWISIELAFTSGQIIAAAVVLFISQSENPQNPLFVWVFGYAGGCAASLPLLYWRYLQRNQATGRQSTQDPQQPHSEQITPPEPNSYITISFVPSPEEETHQATSSNTWTGPNVRLNMLADHFKMALDCFFAVWFVVGNVWIFGDHSSSADAPNLYRLCLVFLAISCIGYAMPFILCGMICCCLPCIVSILGIREDMNQIRGATEDSINALPTHKFKLNLTTENMEYENSGGLLAAGTQNERAIAGEDAVCCICLAKYTDDDLLRELPCTHFFHTECVDRWLKMNASCPLCKSEIGNLSSTPNSPRQ; encoded by the exons ATGGCTGTTACACCTCAAGAACAGAACAATCTAACCGATGATTACCCTTTGCTCATAGAAAACCACGAGAACCAACATTTTATCGATGTAGAAAGAGAAAATACCGATGCATCAGGGTCATCTCATAACCGTCATGTTTCAACAACTAATTCTGGTCCATCTAATACTTCAAGTGGACCAAATGCACACGGGCCCCGCCAAAGGTGGAGCCCCTTCAACACTTTGTTATGGATTTCAATTGAGCTAGCATTCACCTCAGGACAAATTATTGCAGCCGCCGTTGTCTTATTCATCTCACAAAGTGAAAACCCACAGAATCCTTTGTTTGTGTGGGTTTTCGGTTATGCTGGTGGTTGTGCCGCTAGTCTTCCACTTCTGTACTGGCGGTATCTTCAACGGAATCAAGCTACCGGGCGGCAGTCAACCCAGGACCCACAACAACCACATTCTGAGCAAATCACTCCGCCGGAACCGAATTCGTACATAACCATCTCGTTTGTTCCCTCTCCAGAAGAAGAAACTCACCAGGCTACATCTTCGAACACTTGGACTGGTCCAAATGTTAG GCTTAATATGCTTGCGGACCATTTCAAGATGGCTTTAGATTGCTTCTTTGCAGTATGGTTTGTCGTAGGCAACGTGTGGATTTTTGGAGACCATTCATCTTCCGCCGATGCCCCTAATTTGTACAG GTTATGTTTAGTTTTTCTTGCCATTAGCTGCATAGGGTATGCAAtgcctttcatattgtgtggaaTGATATGTTGCTGTTTGCCTTGTATCGTTTCTATCCTTGGAATCCGTGAGGATATGAATCAAATACGAGGAGCAACGGAAGATTCTATTAATGCTTTACCAACACATAAGTTCAAGTTAAACTTGACTACCGAAAACATGGAGTATGAGAACTCAGGTGGGCTTTTAGCAGCCGGGACACAAAATGAACGTGCAATCGCTGGTGAAGACGCT GTTTGTTGCATATGCTTGGCGAAATACACAGATGATGATTTGTTGAGGGAGCTCCCATGCACACATTTTTTTCATACAGAATGTGTTGATAGATGGTTAAAGATGAACGCATCATGTCCGTTATGCAAGTCCGAGATCGGTAATCTGTCTTCTACACCAAACTCGCCACGTCAGTAG